From Alteribacter keqinensis, one genomic window encodes:
- a CDS encoding DUF1540 domain-containing protein gives MAQDVLCEVNNCVHNMEGQRCGASEIFVVSHKGKSASRQEETDCKTFEPTDLG, from the coding sequence ATGGCACAGGATGTATTATGTGAGGTAAACAACTGCGTACACAATATGGAAGGGCAGCGTTGCGGTGCTTCTGAGATTTTTGTGGTCAGCCACAAAGGGAAAAGTGCTTCCCGACAGGAAGAGACGGATTGTAAGACGTTTGAGCCTACT